CAGCTGTATGTAGCGGAACACCGCCAGGCGCGACGCGCCGTCGATGCGCGCGGCCTGGTAGTAGGCCTCGGGAATGGCGCGCAGGCCCGCATAGCACAGCAGCGCCACCAAAGGCGTCCAGTGCCAGACATCCATGGCCAGCACCGTCAGCCAGGCGTCCAGCGAATCGCCGGTGTAGTGGTAGTCGACCCCCAGCCAGGTCAGCGCCGCGCCCATCAGGCCGATGTCGGTGCGCCCGAACACCTGCCAAATGGTGCCCACCACGTTCCAGGGGATCAGCAGCGACAGCGCGATCACCACCAGCACCGCCGAGGCGCGCCAGCCCGAGGCGGGCATGCACAGCGCCAGCAGGATGCCCAGCGGAATCTCGATGGCCAGCACCGCCAGCGAAAAGCCGATCTGGCGCAGCAGCGCCCCGTGCAGTTCTTCGTCCTGCAGCACCATGGCATACCACTCGGTGCCCACGAACACCCGCCGGTCGGGCGAGATGATGTCCTGCACCGAATAATTCACGATGGTCATCAGCGGCAAAATGGCCGAGAACGCCACGCAGATCACCACCGGCAGCACCAGCAGCCAGGCGCGTTGGTTGATGGGCTTCATGAAATGCGCTCCTCGTTGCGGTAGAAGCAGGTGTGGGGATTCAGCAGCGGCAGCCACACCGTGTCGCCCTCGGCGGCCGCGCTGCCCGGGCGCGCGCGGGCCCGCAGCGTGGCGCCCTCGAAATCGCCGGTCAGCAGCAGGTAGGTGCCCAGGTCCTGCACGCGCGAAATGCGCACCGGCACGGCCCCCTGCGCACCCGCCGTGCAGGGCTGCAGGTATTCGGGCCGCACGCCCAGGCGCACCTCGCCGGCTTCGGCCAGGGCTCCGGCCGTGCCGGCGGGCAGGCCCGACAGGCGGCGCGTGCCCACCGCCAGCGCGCCGTCGCGCCACTGCGCGGGCAGGAAGTTCATGCCCGGCGAGCCGATGAAATGCCCCACGAAGGTATGCGCGGGCCGTTCGAACAGGTCGTCGGGCGTGCCGATCTGCACGGCCTTGCCGCGCGACATCACCACCACCTGTTCGGCGAACGTCAGGGCCTCGGTCTGGTCGTGCGTCACGTAGATGAGCGTCAGGCCGAGTTCTTGGTGGATTTCCTTGAGCTTGCGCCGCAGCTGCCATTTCAGGTGCGGATCGATCACCGTCAGCGGCTCGTCGAACAGCACGGCGGACACATCGCTGCGCACCAGGCCGCGGCCCAGCGAGATCTTCTGCTTGGCGTCGGCGGACAGCCCGCTGGCGCGCCGGTCCAGCTGCGCCGACATGTCCAGCATCTCGGCGATGCGGCCCACCCGCTCGCGGATGTGCGCCGGCGCCATGCCGCGGTTGCGCAGCGGGAACGCCAGGTTCTGCGCCACCGTCATGGTGTCGTACACCACCGGGAACTGGAACACCTGGGCGATGTTGCGCTGCTGCGGCGTCAGGCCGGTGACGTCGCGCCCGTCGAACAGGATGCGGCCCTGCGACGGCCTGAGCAGGCCCGAGATGCAGTTCAGCAGCGTCGTCTTGCCGCAGCCGGACGGCCCCAGCAGCGCATACGCGCCGCCGTCGCGGAAGGTGAAGCGCAGCGGCAGCAGCGCGTAATCGTCGTCGGATTGCGGATCGCTGGCGTACGAATGGGCCAGGTCCAGTTCAATGGCCGCCATCAGGCTGCTCCAGCGGCGCTGCCGGCGGCCAGCAGGCGGCCGCCGGCGTCGAAGGCATACAGGCTGGCCGGCTCGAAATACAGGGTCAACGGGTCCTCCAGTTCGTAGCGGTGCACGCCGGGCAATTGCGCCACCACGGGGCCGGCCGCCGTCATGGCGTGCACATAGGTGTCCGACCCGGAAATCTCGGCCAGCTTGACCTTGCCGGGCAGCGCCACGCGGCCGCTGGCCGGCGCCACGTGGAACGCGCCGGCCCGCAGACCGGCCGTGATCTGCGCCGCGCCGCCGTCATCCGGCAGCGGGCGCGACGCCGTCACCCCGCCCGGCAGCGCGATGCCGTCGGGCCCGCGGCGCGCGGCGAACAGGTTCATGGGCGGGTCGCTGAACGCCTGCGCCACGCGCAGCGAGGCAGGCTGGTGGAACACCTGCGCCGCCGGCCCGTACTGCAGCAGTTCGCCGGCGTCCATGACCGCGGTATAGCCGCCCAGCAGCAGCGCCTCGGCCGGCTCGGTGGTGGCATAGACCACCGTCGAGCCGCCGTCGGCGAACAGCCCCGCCAGCTCGTCGCGCAGCTCTTCGCGCAGCTTGTAGTCCAGGTTGACCAGGGGCTCGTCCAGCAGCACCAGCGGCGCCTCTTTGGCCAGCGCGCGCGCCAGCGCCACGCGCTGCTGCTGCCCGCCGGACAGCTCGGCCGGATGGCGCTTGAGCAGGTGGTCGATGTGCAGGCGCGCGGCCATGGCCTGCACACGGGCGGCGATATCGGCGGCGCCGCGCAGCTTCAGGGGCGAAGCAATGTTGTCGTACACCGTCATCGACGGGTAGTTGATGAACTGCTGGTACACCATCGCCACGTTGCGGCGCCGTACCGGCACGCCCGTGACGTCGGCGCCGTCGACCAGCACGCGGCCTTCGGTGGGGCGGTCCAGGCCCGCCATGATGCGCATCAGCGAAGTCTTGCCTGCCTGCGTGGCGCCCAGCAGCACCGTCATGGCGCCGGGCGCCGGGGCCAGGCTCATGGGGTACAGGTGGGTCTGAGACCCGGCCTGCAGGGCGATCTGGTCCAGCGTCAACTGCATCGTTCTCCTCCAGATGGGCGGATGCGCTTCGCTTTCGTTGTTTTTTTGCTTTTTTGCGTTTTACCCAACAAGCGAAAGAAAAACAATCTTGCAGCGCGTCATTATTTTTCGCTTTTGTTGTTTTATGATGCGAATATGACACTGAATCCTCGACAAAGCGCCCTGGTCGAAATGGTCCGATCCCAGGGGTCGGCCACCATCGAAGCCCTGGCCCGCCACTTCGACGTCACGCTGCAAACCGTGCGGCGCGACGTCAACCTGCTGGCCGAAGCCGGGCTGCTGTCGCGCTTTCACGGCGGCGTGCGCATCGAAGCGTCCACCATCGAGAACATCGCCTACCGCAAGCGCCAGGGGCTGCATGCCGAGGCCAAGCAGCGCATCGCGCAGGCCGTGGCGCAGGCCGTGCCCGACGGCTGTTCGCTGATCCTGAACATCGGCACCACCACCGAGGCCATCGCGCGCGCCCTGCTGCGCCATCGCGGCCTGCGTGTCATTACCAACAACCTGCATGTGGCCGACATTTTGTCCGACAACCCCGATTGCGAAGTCATTGTGGCCGGCGGCGTGGTGCGCCCGCGCGACCGCGGCATCGTGGGCGAGGCCACCGTCGATTTCATTCGCCAGTTCAAGGTCGACATCGGCCTGATCGGCATTTCCGGCATCGAGGCCGACGGCACGCTGCGCGACTACGATTTCCGCGAAGTGCGCGTGGCGCGCAGCATCATCGAGCAATCCCGCGAGGTCTGGCTGGCCGCCGACAGCAGCAAGTTCCAGCGCCAGGCCATGGTCGAACTGGCACACATCTCGCAAATCGACCGCTTCTTCACCGACGCGTATCCGCAAGAACCCCTGGCGCAAGTCCTGCAAGAGTCCGGCGTGCGCTGCGAGATCGCGGCGGCCGCCGCCGAGCCCGGCGCGGCAGCGCCCGCCGACGACTCGCGCAGCCTTGCCTGATCCCGCCCCGCATCCCGCCACACGCCCCTCTACATGAATCCCACCCCTGCATCCCTGCCCGCGCCCAGCCGCGCCGCCCTGCTCGACACGCTGAACGACAGCGCCGCCTGGGACGTCATCGTGATCGGCGGCGGCGCCACCGGCCTGGGCACCGCGGTGGACGCCGCCGCGCGCGGCTACCGCACGCTGCTGGTCGAGGCCGCCGACTTCGCCAAGGGCACGTCCAGCAAGGCCACCAAGCTGGTGCACGGCGGCGTGCGCTACCTGGCCCAGGGCAATATCGCGCTGGTGCGCGAAGCCCTGCACGAACGCGGCCTGCTCAACCGCAACGCGCCGCACCTGGTCTGGCCGCTGGGCTTCGTGGTGCCCGCCTACGGCCTGTTCGACCAGCCCTTCTACGGCATCGGGCTGAAGATGTACGACATGCTGGCCGGCAAGCTCAACCTGTCGCCCAGCCGCTGGCTGTCGCGCGCCGAAACGCTGGCCCAGGCCGCCACGGTGGCGCCGTCGGTGGCCGGCCGCGGCCTGCGCGGCGGCGTGCTGTACTACGACGGCCAGTTCGACGACGCGCGGCTGGCCATGGCCCTGATGCGCACCTTGTTCGACCTGGGCGGCACCGCGGTCAACTACGTGCGCGCCAGCGGCCTGACCGGCGACGACAAGGGCGCCATCGACGGCGTGCGGGTGCAGGACGCGCTGGGCGGCGGCGAATACACGCTGCGCGCGCGCTGCGTCGTCAACGCCACGGGCGTATGGGTCGACAGCGTGCGCCGCATGGACGACGCGCAGGCGCAGACCATGGTGGCGCCCAGCCAGGGCGTGCACCTGATGCTGCCGCGCGATTTCCTGCCGGGCGACAAGGCCATTCTCATTCCCAAGACCGACGACGGCCGCGTGCTGTTCGTGGTGCCCTGGAACGGCCACACCCTGGTCGGCACCACCGACACGCCGCGCAGCGACCTGCCGCTGGACCCGCCGGCCACCCAGGCCGAAGTCGATTTCATTCTGCAGACCGCCGCGCGCTATCTCAGCCACAAGCCCACCCGCGCCGACGTCACCAGCGTCTGGGCCGGGCTGCGCCCGCTGGTCAAGGCCACCGGCGAGACCAAGACCCTGTCGCGCGAGCACACCATTGTGGTGTCGCGCGCCGGGCTGGTCACCGTCACGGGCGGCAAATGGACCACCTACCGGAAAATGGCCCAGGACGTGGTCGACACCGCCATCCAGCACCAGTTGCTGCCGCAGGCGCGCTGCCGCACCGCCGACCTGCCGCTGCATGGCGCGGGCGCCGCCGTGCCGGACGCCCCGCCGCGCGGCACGCCCGACAGCTACTACGGCACCGACCTGCCGGCGTTGCGCGCCCTGCCCGGCATCGGGCACATGCTGGTCAAGGCCAGCGGCCTGACCGAGGCCCACGTGCGCTTCGCCGCCCGCCACGAGCTGGCGCGCAGCGCCGAAGACGTGCTGGCACGGCGCAACCGGGCCCTGTTCCTGGACAGCCAGGCCGCCCTGCTGGCCGCGCCCGAAGTGGCCCGCATCCTGGCCGAAGAGCTGGGCCACGACGCCGACTGGCAGCGCGCCACCGTCGAAGACTTCACGCGCACCGCCGCGCATTACCGGCTGGATTAAGCCTTCCGAAGCGTCGGCTTGCAAGGCCTCCGGGTGTCTGGCTCCGCAGGTGCCGGGCACCGTGCCGATCATGCGCCTGTGGATATTGCGCTTTGGGGTTTGGGGGGTTGCGTTCTAACCCCGTCCCACGCCGTCCGGGCGAGCGGTGTCGGCGCACGTGCGTCGGGCTCGGGCGCATACAGGCGCCCTCGGCCTGCTGCGCAGGCTGCCCCGCCGCCCAACGCGCCGACACCGCTCGCCCGGACGCCGCGGGACTGCGACTGTGAGTTCGAACCGCCGCATGGCACGTGCGAAGCCTGATACCTGGCAATCAAATTCCTTCGTTCGGCCTCTTTTAATTAATTAAACAATTAATTAAACTGCCGGCATGCCTACCTCCGTACCAAAGCCGGCCCGCAGGCTCGGCCGCCCCGCCCGCCCGCAGCGCGCCGACAGCCGCGATGCGATGCTGGATGTCGCCACCGCGCTGTTCGCCTCGCAGGGTGTCGCCGCCACCACCATCGCGCATATTGCGCGGCGCGCCGACGTGACGCCGGCCATGGTGCACTACTACTTCAAGAACCGCGAACAGCTCATCGACGTGGTGGTGGCCGAGCGCCTGTCGCCGGTCATTGCCTTCGTCTGGGCCCCGGCGGCCCTGCCCCCGGCCGACACCGCCGGCGCGCCGCCGCCCGGGCCGCGCGCCATGGTGGCGCAGATCGTGGCGCGCATCGTGCAGTGCGCCGCCGAACGCCCCTGGCTGGCGCCGCTGTGGATGCGCGAAGTGGTCAATGAAGGCGGCCAGCTGCGCGAAAAAGTCTTTCGTTATCTGCCCGTCGACCACTTGCACGCCTTCGCCGCCGCGGTCGCGGCGGCCCAGCGCCAGGGCGCCGTGAACCCCGGCATCGAGCCGCGCCTGGTGTTCCTGTCGATCCTGGGCATGACGCTGCTGCCCCTGGCCACCGCGGCGCTGTGGCAGCGCATCTGGGCCCCGCAGGGCGGCACGGCCGGGCTGGATGCCGACGCCATTGCCGCCCACGCCACCGCCATGCTCACCGGCGGGCTGTTCCCGCCTGAATCCCGCGCGCGGCGCCCCGCCGCGCGCCGTTCCCCTGCCCGGCAAGGACGCTGACCCATGCCTGCCCGCCGCCATCCGCCCGCGTTGCCCCGCCTTCCCATCTGGTGCCGCCTGGCGCTGGGCTGCCTGCCCTTGTGGCTGGCGGCCTGCGGCAACGATGCCGCGCCGTTCTACCAGGGCTACGTCGAAGGCGAATTCGTCTACATGGCCGCGTCGCAGGCCGGGCGGCTGCAAACCCTGCACGTCGCGCGCGGGCAGCAGGTAGAGGCCGGCGCGCCCCTGTTCGCCCTCGAGGCCGACCCCGAAGCCGAGGCGCAGCGCGAGGCCCGCGCGCGCCTGGCCGCCGCCCAGGCGCAGCGGCAGGACCTGGCCACCGGCCAGCGCCCGCCCGAAGTGGACGTGGTGCGCGCCCAGCTGGCGCAGGCCGAGGCCGAGGCCCGGCGCGCCGCCGCGCAGCTGGCGCGCGACCGGGTGCAGTTCCGCGCCGGCGGCATTGCGCGCGCCCAGCTCGACGACAGCCGCGCGCAGGCGCAATCCAGCGCCGCCCGCGTGCGCGAACTGCGCGCCCAACTGCAGGTAGCCGCGCTGCCGGGCCGCGAGCAGCAGCTGCGCGCCCAGGATGCCCAGGTCGACGCCGCGCGCGCCGCCCTGGCGCAGGCCGACTGGGCGCTGGCGCAAAAGCAGGTGGCGGCGGCCCAGGCCGCGCGGGTGTTCGACACGCTGTTCCGGGTGGGTGAATGGGTGCCGGCCGGCAGCCCGGTGGTGCGGCTGCTGCCGCCCGGCAACATCAAGCTGCGCTTTTTCGTGCCCGAAACCGCGCTGGGCGGGCTGCGCACGGGCCAGCCGGTGCAGGTGCGCTGCGATGCCTGCGGCGAGCCCATCCCGGCCTCGATCAGCTACATCGCCACCGAGGCCGAATACACGCCGCCGGTGATCTACAGCCGCGACAGCCGCGGCAAGCTGGTCTACATGGTCGAGGCGCACCCGGCCCCGCGCGACGCGGAGCGCCTGCACCCCGGCCAGCCCGTCGAGGTCACGCTGCCATGAAGCGGCCCGACGCCGGCGACCGGGTCATCGACGTGCACGGCCTGAACAAGCACTTCGGCGACAAGCACGTGGTCAACGATGTGTCGCTGCAAGTGGGGCGCGGCGAGATCTACGGTTTCCTGGGCCCCAACGGCAGCGGCAAGACCACCTGCATCCGGCTCATGTGCGGCCTGCTGACGCCCGACTCGGGCAGCGGCACCTGCCTGGGCTACGACATCCTGACCCAGAGCGCCGACATCAAGCGCCATGTGGGCTACATGACGCAGAAATTCTCGTACTGGGAAGACCTGACCATCCGCGAGAACCTCGACTTCGTGGCGCGCATGTACGAAATGCCCGACCGCCGCCAGGCCGTGGAGCAGGCGCTGGAAGGCCTGGGCCTGCAAAGCCGCGCCAACCAGCTCACCGGATCCCTGTCGGGCGGCTGGAAACAGAGGCTGGCGCTGGCCGCCTGCCTGCTGCACGAGCCCCAGCTGTTGCTGCTCGACGAGCCCACCGCGGGCGTGGACCCGACCGCGCGGCGCGATTTCTGGGAAGAGCTGCACGCCCTGGCCGCGCGCGGCATTTCGGTGCTGGTCAGCACCCACTACATGGACGAGGCCGAGCGCTGCCACAAGCTGGCCTACCTGGCCTACGGCCGCCTGCTGACGCAGGGCACCGCCGAAAGCGTCACCGCCGAGCAGGGGCTGGCCACCTGGGCCATCCATGGCCGCGACCTGGTGCCGCTGGGCCAGCGCCTGCGCGGCAGCCCCGGCGTGGACCAGACCGTGGCCTTCGGCTCGTCGCTGCACGTCAGCGGCAAAGACCATGCGCTGCTCGAACGCACCCTGCGCCAGGCAGTGGCCGGCAATGACCTGAAACTGGAGCCGGTCGACACCAGCCTGGAAGACGTGTTCATCTACCTGATGAACCATTCCACCGACAACTGGAGCCGCGCATGACAGCCCGTGAGCGGCGCTTTTCCTGGACGCGCTGGTGGAGCATGGTGCTCAAGGAATTCCTGCAGCTGCGCCGCGACCGCATCACCTTCGGCATGATCGTCGGCATTCCCATCATGCAGCTGGCCCTGTTCGGCTATGCCATCAACACCGATCCCAAGCAGATGCCCACCGCGGTGATCGTGTCCGACCACAGCGAATTCACGCGCACCTTCGTATCGGCCATGAAGGCGTCCGACTATTTCCACATCGTCGAAGAGCTGCCCAGCGAAGAAGCCGGCCGCGCCGCGCTGGCCCAGGGCCGCGTGCTGTTCGTGCTGAACATCCCGCCCGGCTTTACCCGCAGCCTGCTGCGCGGCGAGCGGCCCACGCTGCTGATCGAGGCCGACGCCACCGACCCCATGGCCACCGGCATGGCGGTGGGCGCGGCCACGCAGCTCAGCCAGGCCGTGGCGCGCAAAGACCTGACCGGCCCGCTGGCGCACCTGGCCGGCGGCCAGCCGCCGTTCGAGGTGCGCGTGCACCGCCTGTACAACGAAGAGCAGATTGCCCAGTACAACACCGTGCCGGGGCTGATGGGCGTGATCCTGAGCATGACGCTGGTCATGATGACGGGGCTGGCGATGACGCGCGAACGCGAGCGCGGCACCATGGAAAACCTGCTGGCCACGCCGGTGCGCCCGCTGGAAGTCATGACCGGCAAGATCGTGCCCTACATCGCCATCGGGCTGATCCAGGCCACCATCATCCTGCTGGCGGCGCTGTACGTGTTCCATGTGCCATTGATGGGCAGCCTGTTGGCCGTGTACCTGGCCGCGCTGCTGTTCGTGGCGGCCAACCTCACGGTCGGCATCACGCTGTCGTCGCTGGCGCAGAACCAGTTGCAGGCCATGCAGCTGACCATGTTCTATTTCCTGCCCAACATCCTGCTGTCGGGCTTCATGTTTCCGTTCCAGGGCATGCCCGTCTGGGCGCAGTACATCGGCAACCTGCTGCCGCTGACGTATTTCAACCGCCTGATCCGCGGCATCCTGCTCAAGGGCAACGGCTGGGCCGACCTGTGGCCGCATGTCTGGCCGCTGCTGCTGTTCACCGCCCTGATCATGGCGCTGGCCGTAAAGTTCTATCGCCGCACGCTGGACTGAACCCATGAAGCCCATTCCTGCTTCCTCGCCACGCGCCCGCGGCCCCCTCGCCGCCTGGGCCGTGCTGCTGGCGCTGTCCGGCTGCGCCGTGGGGCCCGATTTCGAACCGCCCGCCGCGCCCGCGGCCGACCGCTACACCGCAGCCCCCACGCCCGCCGCCACCACGGGCAGCGCCCGGGCGCCGGCGCAGCGCCTGCATGCCGGCATGGATATCCCGGCGCAATGGTGGACGCTGTTCCGCTCTCCCGAACTCGACCAGCTGGTGCGCGAAGCGCTGGCGCACAGCCCCACGCTGGCACAGGCCCGCGCGCGCCTGCGCCAGGCGCAGGAAGAATTCAGCGCCGAATCCGGCGTGCGCACCCTGCCCTCGGTGGATGCCAACCTGTCCGGCGCGCGCCAGAAGGTCGACCCCTCGGCCTACGGCGTGCCCGTCGTGCAGCAGCCGGCGCCCTTCACGCTGTACAACGCGTCGATCGACGTGTCGTACACGCTGGACCTGTTCGGCGGCGAACGGCGCGCGCTGGAAGGCCTGCGCGCGCAAGTCGATTACCAGCGGCACGAACTGCAGGCGGCCCGCATGACGCTGGCCGCCAACGTGGTCACGGCGGCCATCCGGCAGGCCGGGCTGCGGGCCCGCCTGGAAGCGACACAGGCACAGCTTGACGCGCAGGCCCGCCAATTGGCCATCATGCGCCAGCGCCGGCAGGCCGGCGGCGTGGCGGACCTGGATGTGCGCAGGCAGGAATCGCTGCTGGCGCAGACGCGCGCCGCGCTGCCGGCGCTCGAACAGGACATCGAACGCACCCGGCATCAATTGGCGGCGTACCTGGGCCGCCTGCCGGCCCAGGCCGACTGGCCGGAGCTGCCGCTGCGGGCGCTGCAGTTGCCGCTGGACGTGCCGCTGGGCGTGCCTTCGCAACTGACCCGCCAGCGCCCCGATATCCTGGCCGCCGAAGCCCTGTGGCATCGCGCCGCGGCCGACGTCGGCGTGGCCACCGCCAACCTCTACCCGCGCTTCACGCTGACCGGCAGTTTCGGCTCGCAGCGCACCCGGGCCGGCGACGTCGCCGACGGCGTCAATGTCTGGAGCCTGGCGCTGGGCCTGACCCAGCCGCTGTTCCATGGCGGCGAACTGCGGGCGCGCCGGCGCGCCGCCGAAGCCGCCTACCAGGGCGCCGCGGCGGCCTATCGCGACACGGTGCTGCAGGGCTTCCGGCAAGTGGCCGACGCGCTGCGCGCCGTGCAGGCCGATGCCGACACCCTGCGGGCGCGCGCCGAAGCCGAGCAGCAGGCCGAGGCCGCGTATCGCATCACAGTCCGGCAATACCAGGCCGGCGGGGTCAGCCAGCTGGCCCTGCTCGACGCGCAGCGCGAACAGCTGCGCACCCGCGCCGAGCGCATCCAGGCCCAGGCCGACCGCCATGCCGACACGGCCGCGCTGCTGCAGGCGCTGGGCGGCGGCTGGTGGAACGAGCCGGAAGGCGTATCATCCCTGCATCCGCCGCCATCCCCGCCCGCTTGTCATGGATGTCTTCCTGCAACTGCAAGCCCTGCTGACTGACCATCAGGTTCCCTACCGCCTGCTGCGGCACGAGCCCGCCGGCAAATCCGAAGAAGTGGCCGCCATCCGCGGCACCGCCGTCAGCCAGGGCGCGAAGGCGCTGGTGTGCCGCGTGAAAATCACCTCGAACCAGCGCATGCATGTGCTGGCCGTGTTTCCGGCCGACAAGCAGGCCGACCTGGCCGCCATCGCGCTGGCCGCCGGCGGCAAGAAGGCTTCGCTGGCCTCGCACGACCAGGCGCGCGAACTGACCGGCTGCGAGATCGGCG
This genomic window from Bordetella petrii contains:
- a CDS encoding carbohydrate ABC transporter permease — translated: MKPINQRAWLLVLPVVICVAFSAILPLMTIVNYSVQDIISPDRRVFVGTEWYAMVLQDEELHGALLRQIGFSLAVLAIEIPLGILLALCMPASGWRASAVLVVIALSLLIPWNVVGTIWQVFGRTDIGLMGAALTWLGVDYHYTGDSLDAWLTVLAMDVWHWTPLVALLCYAGLRAIPEAYYQAARIDGASRLAVFRYIQLPKLRGVLMIAVLLRFMDSFMIYTEPFVLTGGGPGNATTFLSQYLTQKAVGQFDLGPAAAFSIVYFLIILLLCFILYNWMLRAGTAAEENAHG
- a CDS encoding ABC transporter ATP-binding protein yields the protein MAAIELDLAHSYASDPQSDDDYALLPLRFTFRDGGAYALLGPSGCGKTTLLNCISGLLRPSQGRILFDGRDVTGLTPQQRNIAQVFQFPVVYDTMTVAQNLAFPLRNRGMAPAHIRERVGRIAEMLDMSAQLDRRASGLSADAKQKISLGRGLVRSDVSAVLFDEPLTVIDPHLKWQLRRKLKEIHQELGLTLIYVTHDQTEALTFAEQVVVMSRGKAVQIGTPDDLFERPAHTFVGHFIGSPGMNFLPAQWRDGALAVGTRRLSGLPAGTAGALAEAGEVRLGVRPEYLQPCTAGAQGAVPVRISRVQDLGTYLLLTGDFEGATLRARARPGSAAAEGDTVWLPLLNPHTCFYRNEERIS
- a CDS encoding ABC transporter ATP-binding protein, which encodes MQLTLDQIALQAGSQTHLYPMSLAPAPGAMTVLLGATQAGKTSLMRIMAGLDRPTEGRVLVDGADVTGVPVRRRNVAMVYQQFINYPSMTVYDNIASPLKLRGAADIAARVQAMAARLHIDHLLKRHPAELSGGQQQRVALARALAKEAPLVLLDEPLVNLDYKLREELRDELAGLFADGGSTVVYATTEPAEALLLGGYTAVMDAGELLQYGPAAQVFHQPASLRVAQAFSDPPMNLFAARRGPDGIALPGGVTASRPLPDDGGAAQITAGLRAGAFHVAPASGRVALPGKVKLAEISGSDTYVHAMTAAGPVVAQLPGVHRYELEDPLTLYFEPASLYAFDAGGRLLAAGSAAGAA
- a CDS encoding DeoR/GlpR family DNA-binding transcription regulator — its product is MTLNPRQSALVEMVRSQGSATIEALARHFDVTLQTVRRDVNLLAEAGLLSRFHGGVRIEASTIENIAYRKRQGLHAEAKQRIAQAVAQAVPDGCSLILNIGTTTEAIARALLRHRGLRVITNNLHVADILSDNPDCEVIVAGGVVRPRDRGIVGEATVDFIRQFKVDIGLIGISGIEADGTLRDYDFREVRVARSIIEQSREVWLAADSSKFQRQAMVELAHISQIDRFFTDAYPQEPLAQVLQESGVRCEIAAAAAEPGAAAPADDSRSLA
- a CDS encoding glycerol-3-phosphate dehydrogenase/oxidase, which produces MNPTPASLPAPSRAALLDTLNDSAAWDVIVIGGGATGLGTAVDAAARGYRTLLVEAADFAKGTSSKATKLVHGGVRYLAQGNIALVREALHERGLLNRNAPHLVWPLGFVVPAYGLFDQPFYGIGLKMYDMLAGKLNLSPSRWLSRAETLAQAATVAPSVAGRGLRGGVLYYDGQFDDARLAMALMRTLFDLGGTAVNYVRASGLTGDDKGAIDGVRVQDALGGGEYTLRARCVVNATGVWVDSVRRMDDAQAQTMVAPSQGVHLMLPRDFLPGDKAILIPKTDDGRVLFVVPWNGHTLVGTTDTPRSDLPLDPPATQAEVDFILQTAARYLSHKPTRADVTSVWAGLRPLVKATGETKTLSREHTIVVSRAGLVTVTGGKWTTYRKMAQDVVDTAIQHQLLPQARCRTADLPLHGAGAAVPDAPPRGTPDSYYGTDLPALRALPGIGHMLVKASGLTEAHVRFAARHELARSAEDVLARRNRALFLDSQAALLAAPEVARILAEELGHDADWQRATVEDFTRTAAHYRLD
- a CDS encoding TetR/AcrR family transcriptional regulator — its product is MPTSVPKPARRLGRPARPQRADSRDAMLDVATALFASQGVAATTIAHIARRADVTPAMVHYYFKNREQLIDVVVAERLSPVIAFVWAPAALPPADTAGAPPPGPRAMVAQIVARIVQCAAERPWLAPLWMREVVNEGGQLREKVFRYLPVDHLHAFAAAVAAAQRQGAVNPGIEPRLVFLSILGMTLLPLATAALWQRIWAPQGGTAGLDADAIAAHATAMLTGGLFPPESRARRPAARRSPARQGR
- a CDS encoding HlyD family secretion protein — protein: MPARRHPPALPRLPIWCRLALGCLPLWLAACGNDAAPFYQGYVEGEFVYMAASQAGRLQTLHVARGQQVEAGAPLFALEADPEAEAQREARARLAAAQAQRQDLATGQRPPEVDVVRAQLAQAEAEARRAAAQLARDRVQFRAGGIARAQLDDSRAQAQSSAARVRELRAQLQVAALPGREQQLRAQDAQVDAARAALAQADWALAQKQVAAAQAARVFDTLFRVGEWVPAGSPVVRLLPPGNIKLRFFVPETALGGLRTGQPVQVRCDACGEPIPASISYIATEAEYTPPVIYSRDSRGKLVYMVEAHPAPRDAERLHPGQPVEVTLP
- a CDS encoding ABC transporter ATP-binding protein produces the protein MKRPDAGDRVIDVHGLNKHFGDKHVVNDVSLQVGRGEIYGFLGPNGSGKTTCIRLMCGLLTPDSGSGTCLGYDILTQSADIKRHVGYMTQKFSYWEDLTIRENLDFVARMYEMPDRRQAVEQALEGLGLQSRANQLTGSLSGGWKQRLALAACLLHEPQLLLLDEPTAGVDPTARRDFWEELHALAARGISVLVSTHYMDEAERCHKLAYLAYGRLLTQGTAESVTAEQGLATWAIHGRDLVPLGQRLRGSPGVDQTVAFGSSLHVSGKDHALLERTLRQAVAGNDLKLEPVDTSLEDVFIYLMNHSTDNWSRA
- a CDS encoding ABC transporter permease, coding for MTARERRFSWTRWWSMVLKEFLQLRRDRITFGMIVGIPIMQLALFGYAINTDPKQMPTAVIVSDHSEFTRTFVSAMKASDYFHIVEELPSEEAGRAALAQGRVLFVLNIPPGFTRSLLRGERPTLLIEADATDPMATGMAVGAATQLSQAVARKDLTGPLAHLAGGQPPFEVRVHRLYNEEQIAQYNTVPGLMGVILSMTLVMMTGLAMTRERERGTMENLLATPVRPLEVMTGKIVPYIAIGLIQATIILLAALYVFHVPLMGSLLAVYLAALLFVAANLTVGITLSSLAQNQLQAMQLTMFYFLPNILLSGFMFPFQGMPVWAQYIGNLLPLTYFNRLIRGILLKGNGWADLWPHVWPLLLFTALIMALAVKFYRRTLD
- a CDS encoding efflux transporter outer membrane subunit, with the translated sequence MKPIPASSPRARGPLAAWAVLLALSGCAVGPDFEPPAAPAADRYTAAPTPAATTGSARAPAQRLHAGMDIPAQWWTLFRSPELDQLVREALAHSPTLAQARARLRQAQEEFSAESGVRTLPSVDANLSGARQKVDPSAYGVPVVQQPAPFTLYNASIDVSYTLDLFGGERRALEGLRAQVDYQRHELQAARMTLAANVVTAAIRQAGLRARLEATQAQLDAQARQLAIMRQRRQAGGVADLDVRRQESLLAQTRAALPALEQDIERTRHQLAAYLGRLPAQADWPELPLRALQLPLDVPLGVPSQLTRQRPDILAAEALWHRAAADVGVATANLYPRFTLTGSFGSQRTRAGDVADGVNVWSLALGLTQPLFHGGELRARRRAAEAAYQGAAAAYRDTVLQGFRQVADALRAVQADADTLRARAEAEQQAEAAYRITVRQYQAGGVSQLALLDAQREQLRTRAERIQAQADRHADTAALLQALGGGWWNEPEGVSSLHPPPSPPACHGCLPATASPAD
- a CDS encoding YbaK/prolyl-tRNA synthetase associated domain-containing protein; its protein translation is MDVFLQLQALLTDHQVPYRLLRHEPAGKSEEVAAIRGTAVSQGAKALVCRVKITSNQRMHVLAVFPADKQADLAAIALAAGGKKASLASHDQARELTGCEIGAIPPFTFNPDLALLVDPTLRDRHDEIVFNAGRLDASIVMRTDDYFRLARPRQASFVHA